The genomic window ACCTTCTCGACGCAGCTGGTCGCCAGGTGCCACAATTCCACCGCCTCCAGCGCTCGGAGCTCCTCCGATCAAAGTCTCCTGGGCTGCCAGTCTGCTTGCATGGCGACGGGCGTGAGGAGTCTGTGTGCTCACGGCACGGCTCTCGACGAGTGCGCCGCAGTGGCACTCGATGCGGTGCCGCTCCTCGTCGCTCGGTGCGACTGGCGTCGTCACCGGCGGTGCGGTCGGAGGGGCCGCGCCGCCCGTCGTCGTCGGCCCAGCGCTGGGGCGCCGCCTTCGTCGTGGTGCCCGTCCGCCGCTGCAGAGCGTCACTCGTAGTGGTACCGGCACGAGGCAATGAGGACGTCGCCGTTGTCAGCGATGCGGTAGACGAGGCGGTGCTCGTCGGTGATGCGCCGTGACCAGTACCCGGAGAGCTGGAAGCGCAGCGGCTCGGGCGTGCCGATACCCTCGTGGCCGCCGCGCTGGACGTCGCGCAGGAGGCGGTTGATCCGCTTGACGACGCTGCGGTCCGAGGACTGCCACCACAGGTAGTCCTCCCAGGCGTCGTCGTCCCAGACGAGCGACATCTCAGTCGGCGTCGTCGAGCTCGTGGACGGTGCCGCGGCCGTTCTCGAGGCGCTCCATGGCGTCGAGGAGGCGCCGCGCGTTGGCGGGGCTGCGCAGGAGGTAGTCCGTCTCCTTGAGGGACTGGTACTCGGCGAGGGAGACGATGACGGCGGGCTCGTGGCCGGCGCGGGTGATGACGACTTCCTCGCGGTCGTCGACGACGGAGTCGAGCACCTCGGCGTAGCGGGCGCGTGACTCGGTGTAGGTCATCGTCTTCATGCGGACCCCTCTCCAGGACGATAGGACTTGGTAAGGACAGGATACTGTACAGGTGTCACGTGAGCAGGCCCCGGTTCCACGTGAAACAGTCCTTGCGCGACGGGCCGAGCGGCTCGCGCTCGGAACCGACCGCGTGGGAGGATCCGCCCCGTGACTGAGCAGACCCGCCTCGAGACGGCCCACCCCGAAGCCGATCCCCAGCAGACACCCGAGCAGGCCCCCGCCGCCGCCCGCGACGAGCGCGCGTGGTGGAAGGACGCCGTCGTCTACCAGGTCTAC from Actinomyces radicidentis includes these protein-coding regions:
- a CDS encoding type II toxin-antitoxin system Phd/YefM family antitoxin, whose product is MKTMTYTESRARYAEVLDSVVDDREEVVITRAGHEPAVIVSLAEYQSLKETDYLLRSPANARRLLDAMERLENGRGTVHELDDAD
- a CDS encoding Txe/YoeB family addiction module toxin; this translates as MSLVWDDDAWEDYLWWQSSDRSVVKRINRLLRDVQRGGHEGIGTPEPLRFQLSGYWSRRITDEHRLVYRIADNGDVLIASCRYHYE